The Staphylococcus saprophyticus subsp. saprophyticus ATCC 15305 = NCTC 7292 genome contains the following window.
TATAGACACATGTAGGTCTTTAATTTCTAATGTTGATGGCATACATATTCCCTCCGTATTATATGATATGTTTTCCTATCTAGTTTATAATAATTTTAATCTACAGTCAAAAGACTGAGCCCTTGTTACATCATCTCATTATAACGTAGTTATAAGTGAATATAAACCTTTTCAAGTGCTAAATTAAAATCGTTATTAAAACACAATCATTTTCGATAATAATAGTAAGTATTTCTTAACTGATAAAAAACGATATCATGTTCTCAATGGTAATTTTTCGCAATATAATCAAAAATATATTTTTTACATCCTTTTTATTTTACGTGTTTCATTATTGTAATAGGCCATATTATGCTATTATCATTAATACATTTTATTTAAGAAAGGAATTGAATATGTCAAAAATCAAATGGTCAAATCTTTGGAAAGGTTTTGCGATGGGGACGACAGATCTCGTACCTGGTGTTAGTGGTGGTACAATCGCGCTCTTACTGGGTATATACGATGATTTCATACGTTCTATCAGTGGTCTTTTTTCAAAACGTTTTTGGGAAAGTTTAAAGTTTTTACTGCCTATCGGTATCGGCATGGTAGTTGCAATCGGTTTACTTAGTAAACTAATAAACTATTTACTTAGTACGCATACTGTTCCAACAATGTTCTTCTTTGTAGGTTTAATTGGTGGTATCATCCCCTATTTATTAAAAACTTCTCGATTCAAACACACTTTTACAACACCGCATTATTTATTATTAGTTGTAGGCATTATCGTCATAGTAATGATGACTGTGATGAATAGTGGTGATAAGCATGCGGGAGAAACACTATCACTTTCAACAGGCCTTATATTAAAATATTTTATTGCTGGCGCATGTGCTTCAAGTGCGATGTTATTACCAGGCATTTCAGGATCATTTATGTTACTCGTATTCGGTGTTTACGGTACAATCATGTATGCTATTTCTGAATTTGTTTCACTTAACTTTGCAGCCTTACCTATTTTAATCACTGTCGGTTGTGGTGTATTATTTGGATTCTTGTGTTCTAGTAAATTAATCCAATATTTATTGTCTTATTATACTTATTTAACATACGCATTAATCATAGGATTTGTAATTGGTTCACTATATGCTGTATTCCCCGGTTTACCAAGTACAATAATGATTTGGATTGTATCAATCGTTACGCTGTTATTAGGTTTTGTGATCAGTTATAGATTAGGTAGGTTGACCGCCGATTAACCGTTTCAACCTAAATTATAATCATACTTCAAAAAAAATCACTCAGTGTAATACGTTACACTAGCCATGAATTCTTAATTTTTATATAATAGAATATCAATCGGTATAGATTGAATAACAAATCAATGGAGGAATTAATTAATTTTTGGGAACCCTTATTAGTTTAATCACATTTATAGTATTACTTGCATTAACTGCATTCTTCGTTGCGACAGAATTCGCAATCGTCAAAGTACGTTCATCTCGTATCAATTCACTTGCTAGTGGAAATAATAAAAATGCGATTGCCGCTAAAAAAGTCGTAACGCATTTAGATGAATACCTAGCTGCTTGTCAATTAGGTATCACAATTACCGCTCTAGGAATAGGTATGGTCGGTGAATCCACTTTCGAATTTTTATTACATCCCTTATTTAGTAGTATTGGACTTTCTGAAACAATGATCCATATATTCACCTTAATCAGTGCTTTTGTTATTGCGACTTACTTACACGTTGT
Protein-coding sequences here:
- a CDS encoding DUF368 domain-containing protein, which codes for MSKIKWSNLWKGFAMGTTDLVPGVSGGTIALLLGIYDDFIRSISGLFSKRFWESLKFLLPIGIGMVVAIGLLSKLINYLLSTHTVPTMFFFVGLIGGIIPYLLKTSRFKHTFTTPHYLLLVVGIIVIVMMTVMNSGDKHAGETLSLSTGLILKYFIAGACASSAMLLPGISGSFMLLVFGVYGTIMYAISEFVSLNFAALPILITVGCGVLFGFLCSSKLIQYLLSYYTYLTYALIIGFVIGSLYAVFPGLPSTIMIWIVSIVTLLLGFVISYRLGRLTAD